The Eschrichtius robustus isolate mEscRob2 chromosome 5, mEscRob2.pri, whole genome shotgun sequence DNA window AAATCATTGCTCGGTGTTGAGCATATCAAATGCCCTTCTCATCCTCCACCTCATTGTGGGGAGTAAGGACTTCTGTGCATGACAATAGGTGTAACAATAGAAAGTggtctctttttatttataaacCCAGAGACTGGAAAAATTATGAGAGGATGCCCAAAGCTGGGAGATAATTTTATCCGAATATCCTGGAGGGTTTTTCAAACTACAAGAATCTCTTCTGATGTTGAGAAATTCTACATTTAAAGCAAAATGTTGTCATTTGAGTACGTAGCCACTTTGCACCAACATAAACTCGAGATTGCATCATCCCATTCATTCATGCTTTCACTCAGAGCACCATTTTGTAATTCTGCATTGTTTTGGGGCTATAATGATAAGTAAGACTCAGTCCCCATTCCCAAGGGTCCCACAGCCAATCCTTATGATAAAGGAGCCTGGAGAGAGAACCAATGGAAAGACGCAAGAGGCTAAAATCCCTGAGGGctctgaaaaggagaaaaaaaggactcAAAGGTTGCAACCAAAACAGAGAATTAACCTGCAGGTTAATTAACCTACAGGTCTGACACCAGGAAACATGTTTAATGAATTATTAAACATGGTCCTCATAAGACCTACCACATGTAAAAACAGCTTCCTACTCCCCagtgatttttctttcaaaaagaatttatttGTCAATAATATCAGTTAGTCTGGGGAGAATGTGATATGGGAGGGCTACACATGTAGGCTCTTTGCATTGGTGATGTGCTCATCTGTAAGTTGGACAGGGGATCCATGGCTGTTCACTTAGTTCTACATTTATAACTTCCATACATGTTACATGCCTTTTTTGGTGTTATCAAACATTATATAACTTAAAACCTAATAAAGATAGCAGTCGAATAACAAAATTAATGTTATAGGGTAAAATTTGAAAATTGGCCCCTTCCCAAATTAACTAACTTGCTTGTCACAAGCTGTTAtgagaatcaaaagaaaaaatataaagttttgaGGCCTGGAAGAGAGATGTGCAGCTACTTTCCTGCCCTTAATTGTGACCAATCTAGCAAGAATATCAGCCGACAGCATTAtgttaatattaaaaacattacTGTTAGTTCCAAGCACTTGTATAGCCCTTTAGAAAGCACATCCTCAAACATCtgtctcatttgattttcacaaaaCCCTACATGGGAGACACTGCAACGTCCACTGAAAAGGACACGGCTCCCTCAAAAACCTCAGCTAATGGAGGTGAGGAACAACTAATTCCCACTCTGCCATTAGCTACCACCTCCTCATTTCTTTGTGGCGCCCTGCACATTTCTATATCATAAAACACAGTGGATGCCAATAGCAATCATTTACTGCATGGTTAGTATGTGCAAAATACAGGCCCCAGCTAATAGTTTATGTACATTATTTCATCTAATCCTCTTAACACTCCTGGAAGGAAGTAGTATAATTGTCTATAATATGACACATTAGaaaatagaggctcagaaacattcAATCACTTGCCCCACATCCAGGAGTTAGTCTAGGACTAGACTCCAGGCCCATCAAAAGGCAATGTTACTAACCCTTGTCTGATACTGTCTCCTGCAAAAAAAATGAGCCCTCCTGAAATCCCTTTCTAGCGTCTTCCCAAACACTGATTACGGCAATGTTCACAAAGACCCCATCCTATAGGGCCCACTCACCATCTGGACTTTTGGAATCCACTCCCTCAGAAGGAAGATCATGCTCTTTAAGTTCTCTGAGCTGATGTCTTCTGACAGTTCATAGAGCAGGTTTCTAAGACACACACCCAAGAGACAAATTAAAGCCTCGCACTTGCAGAGGATGGGCAGGAAATTGAGTGCTTTTATCGTATGTTATCTCTCATTTGAACGACCACAACCCTGTGAGTAAACaattattaatcccattttatagatttaaaaacagaaactttGAGCTTCAAAGTGACCTATTAAACGACAGCAACACAGTACGCAGTAGGAGCAGGCCTTCTGATTCCAAGTCCAGTGCTGTTTCAAATTCCACTAAGAAGGCGTAAAACACCATTTTGGCATGCCTGCCCTCCTCCGGACTCCATTCTAGAAATCAGGCTTACTTTATAGGCCCTCATCAGGGAGGACCGAATGCCAGTGAGTATAAAGTTCACtgttgaaaaagaaaggaaactatcCCGACTTCTGGAGAGTCATACAGTCGACAATTAGAAGAACtgaatatggggacttccctggcggtccagtggttgggcgcgggttcgatccctggttggggaactaagatcccacatgccgtgtggcacagccaaaaaaaaagagagaagaaaaactgaATACTTCATTCACAGCCCTGCATGCCTGAGACCATTCCTCAGCTGTCTAACCAGCAGAGTGGAAAAAATTATCTCCAGAATTCCCTCACTGACCCAAGGGCAGCTCAGGTTGTAGGAACCAGTTCAAGTGTTAAGGCCTGAAGGATTCTAACTGTCCAGGCCGTAAAATAGTATTACGAAGGCTCCACTTCGTAAGGCTGTTCGATGTAGATACTATGTTAGTGGATCGTTTAAAACAGCGTTGCTTAAGGTCTGTTGCCTTTATTCTACCTCTTTGGGCAAAATGCCTATATTTTACCTGTCTGGGTTTCACCCCAAAACTGGACAAACTGGACGTGGCATAAATGATGTCCCTCCCTACCCCAAAGACacatctccttttttattttgctcATTTGGGTCCAAGtattcatttctctcttctcaaaTGGCTAGGTATAGGCTGACACACCAGGGACTCACTGGAGGCAGGAGGCTGAGAGCATGGAGGCTGGCAAAGAGGAAGGCGCTGGCCTGCTGCACACGGAGCAGGGCCTCCTTCCTCAGCGAGAAGCAGAACAAAGGGAAGCCACCACCAGGCACGGGGCTGGGTTTTGAAACTTTGCtgacctcccagcctcccttctCATTAGCACCCGAAGTTAAGAAATCTCCTGCTTTAGAATCACCATACCATCCAAGGAggtagatggggggggggggggtaaaaaaaaaaacaatcttaaaaattaattcatcATTAATCCCAGCCTCTTTTCAAAGCCCAGTGGCCCTGCCGTGTCAATCACCTGAACAGAGAGACCTTCCGGCGGCCAGGCAGCCAGTGCTCCACCTGTTCCTTGGTGTAGCGCAGGTGCCGAAGCAGGACCTTCTGCTTGATGATGTAGAGGAGCTCCGCGAGGAAGGAGGGGTCTTCCTCACTCAGCCGCTCCTCTGCCATCAGGTAATCAAAGATATCCAAGGCTGAGCTGCATTTCTCCAGGTTCTTGGAGGCGATGGAGTCTCGGCAGAGAAACTTCAGGCGCTCCACATCTTGATCCCCCAGGTACGAATCAATAGTCAGAAGCGTCCCTCGGAAGTTCACTTGACAGTTATCATCTAAAGTGGAATTCAAACTTTGGCCTTGCGATGTCATGGCCAGCCTGAAAGAGATAAGGATTTGGGGGCCGCAGCTTAGAGAGGGAGGACAACACGGCACCCCAACTTCCCAGGCCCTCCCCCAGTTCCAGCCTCCTGTGTTCCAGGCCTTAGACTTTTCTAGAAATGCTGAAAAATGAAATTCTCTGCGAGGTCACTTCAAAAACCTATAGCCCAGAAAACATGACCCCAACACTGGCATGTTAACCTTTTAGGAAGTCTGGAGAGAGCTTTTATTGAAACTCAATTGACCCCGAGTTCCGCCAAATCAAAATGTCCCCATTGGGAGCTAGTCAAGACGGAGGACGACACAGCACAATTTCTCCCGCCTGGAGCTCTTAAGTCATTCCCACCAAATGGCAGAAGTAACacttttacattttagaaataaagtaaTGGTGGGGGGGTACATTTCTGAAGTATCTACCAACCCAAGGACAACAAGGTAACATTGCTAACCATACCAGGGCAGGCCTTTCTTTATCTTACAGAAAGAAAAGTCATAATCCCAGACCCCAGAAAGAGTGGTTTCAGACAACATTTGCTCAAATCATTGTAGGAAGTGACAAATTACCGAAGTCAGTATTTCCACACTAAATGTATTTCCACACTAAATTTCATTCTAATCAGAGGAGCAATGAATCGATAAAATTTTTTCAATGTAATTATTCATTCTTTAAGGACTTGAGGTATATATTCACTATGCAACACTTAACTATTTAGAAACAAGAAACTACTTTCTAAGGGAAGGCGAACAtaccaataacaaaaaaataacaaagagtgGTTATATATAAGTGGTATAATTACAGATACTATAAATTTTATTCTGGGCTCTTGTCTGAGTTTCTCAAATTTTATGCAATGAACATATATTACTCTTatagttagaaaaagaaaaaaaaaatgtcattgttaATGTGAGCATCCATGGGGTCTTCCCTTCTAGTAGCTCTGTGATACTAGAAACAGTATGACTGGATTCCTGGAGACATCTTGTTCTAACACCGTACATTTGTCTTGCAGTTTCCTGAAAATTCTGATCTCTAGCTCTGGCAAGTCTGCCAGACTTTGTCTCCATTTATGGGCTAGCATATTTCTACCAGGAAAGGGCTGTGTTGGAGCCTTCCTGGGGCTTTCTAAGCTTTCTTTTTCCCTGGTACGGCTAGTAAATCCAGGCAGAAACAGTGCCACTGCTGACAATGTGAGATTTTACAAGTTTCCAGGAAGtaaagcaaggggaaaaaaaggctggCGCCTGAGACCCCAGAAGAGAAAAGGTCTTAATTACATACCTTCAGATCAAATTCCACTGATCCTCTGGAGATAAAAAGTTCTCAGAAAAATTTCCTGAAAACAGAGCTTTAAAGAAATTAGAATCCTCTTCGTGCTCCAAATCCAAGTTCCAAGGAAGCTCCCGTTTGCGCGGTTAAAAGAACTCAATTTGCCTGGCCGAACAAGTGAAAACTCGGTCAGCGGATTTGGGAAACTTATGCTAATTGCTGATGTCATCATTGACTCACTCGCCTTGcctcctcccctttcctgggGTTAGGACAGTGCTGACAAACAGCGTCTCCTAAAGGCAGATGCACAACCTTCCCGCTGTAGAGCTCGGGACTTTCCCAGGTAAAGCCGAGGGCGCCTAACAGAGGAATTCCTGGCAGGCACTAAGTGCTCTAGTGTTTCCCTGGGGTCACTCCCCTCGGCAGTTAAAAAGGGAAGTGTCGATTATTTCCTGACCATCTCCTTCCCCAAACACACtaacctttaaaataaaactcaaaatgttCATGAAATAGTAGTCAGCCATCTTAACCCTTTCTCAAGTAAGTACATGTGCaactaaacaataaaaaaatttaaggcaaaaaaaaataaaggagggggCTGGACTCTAAGCCCATTTGGAAGTATTTGCAAGGAACTGAGTTAACAGTAGGCAAAACTGGTGAAGTCTCTGCCCTTCCAgcacattcagtccagcaggaaAAAGACTCCGAAGACATTATTTCACGTAATAAAAACAATACCTAAAACTTGTATCCCAagtaccatgtgccaggtactatttactcatttaatcatcCCAACAACTCTCTAAAAAAATACTATTACTATGACCCCTCTTTTAAGAcgtgaaaattaaaacacaaaaggttaagtaatttgcccaagatcacacagggaGCTGGTGGGAGAGCCAAGATTTAAACCAAGAAGTTTGGCTTTAAGTCACTACACTATAATTCAGCTAATTCAAATGCACAGTGCTGAAAGAAGTACAGACTCTTAGAAAGATATTttatctctgaaaaaaaaagatttatgggggacttccctggtgactcacgctcccaatgcagggggcccagtttagatccctggtcagggaactagatcccacatgcatgctgcaactaagagttgcTAAGGAGCCTggctgccgcagctaagacccagagcaaccaaatacatacatacatacatacatacatacataaatttggtcatggaaaaagttatttctaaaaaaaaaaaaaagatttatgatGCCTTATTAACAAATGTATTACAGTGCCATTTCCATATCCTAGGCATGAAATTCTGTGTTTAAGAAAGACAAGCccgagtggtgatggttgcacaacaatgtgactatattaacgccactgaattgtacacttgaaaatggttaagacagtaaattttatgttatgtatattttaccagaaatttttttaaaaaagataacgaTAAGACAGACAAGCTCTAAGTGTTGGTCTTCTATTCATTTCTTCAATTATACATATTTCACTCCCTGGACCATCTGGGAAGCCAATTTGATGAAACTATCGCTTCTCACCTTGTTCATAAAATACATTAACTTTTTCAACTTTTGttcaataatattaaatatttagcaaGCTCTTCCTATGTGTAAAGCATGAACCCTCTAAGGTCAGTGTTATTATCCATATTCaatagatgaggaaatcaaagTTCAGAGAGGAAAAGTATTTTGCCATCATCCCAACCCTGGGAAGAGTTGGGAATTCAGGACTGACACCTAGGTCTCTCTAATTCCAAATCCTATGCTCTTGATCCCAAGGCTACTACTGCCACTAACTCCATATGAGGTAATGTAATTTCTGTAACTACTGGGCAGGGTGATGCTGCAGTGGGGCTCACCTAAGTGCCACAGGAGCCCCACAGAGCAAGGCAGGAATCCAGATGGTGTTGCCTTGGAGGTATTTGAGCTAAGACTGAAAGGCAGAAGTAGAATAGAGACACCTGAAGTAAAACTTAAACCTTTATCCTAGGACTCCCAGTACTCAAGGGAAACACTTGAATCAAGTTAAAGGGGGGAGATTGTGTGCTATGTTATTTGCATTTGGCATTTCGTACTTCCCATTCAGAACACAATTACTGAGGGCATGCTGATGGTGAGTTGGTAGTAGTGGAAagaataaacatttcttacaGCCTCTTTCCTGATTGGTTGCAGTCGACTTGGTCCATATGAAGAGCCAATCAAAACCTACCACGGCCCTGGTGACAAAGGGGAAATACCAGATGGTTCCTATTTAGTTCTGCCTTGGGAGGGGGGCGGTGGTGTCAGTAATTGGCTTTCCTTTACATCCAGGGTCTGGTCCAAgttccccccccccgccgccaaaGTAAAAACTCGTGAACTAAAGAATGGACACAAGTGATGGGGAAGATAGATGTAGTAGCTAAGGAAAAAACCTTGGTGCCCTGAAACTTTCATTCCAACTCCTGGTCCTAAGGTAGCAGGTTCTTTTGATTAGCTATCCCATCCCCAACTTCTAGGacttcctcccttcctcacccCATACTTTTATTCACACACTTCAGACCTTCTCAGAACTAGTATTACTCTGGGTATATGGGAGCATGTGAAGCTAAGTTCTAAAGGAGAATGCTTTTTGCGGTAAGGATCCCAGCAGAGGTCTCCAAATGGTGCACTGGCAGGAGAGTATAGCTAGATGAGTAAAATGTGACCCATTTTGTATTCATTATACTACAGACTGATctattttaagacattttttggccttgctgcacggcatgtgggatttagttccctgaccagggatcaaacccatgcctcctgaagtggaagcgtggagtctcaaccactggaccaccagcgaagtccccagACTGATCTATTTTAACATGTctcttttcttaataaaaaagcagttaaaaaaaaaagaggtgaaaaATTTCCAATATTTAATGTAGAAAGCCTGGAAAATAGGGAAACACACAGAGTCATTTATAACCTATAACTACTGTTAAATTTTTATCAaatcaatatgttgtacaccttaaacttacacaatgttgtatatatgtcaattatatctcaatttaaaaaattttagtgtacatcctttcacttttctctgtgtaattatttttcaaaaattgaaaTAAGCTGTAcagtttgcttttttcacttaacaacacATATACCTTTTTTTTCATATCATTAAATAGTCTTTGACAACATGATGCTTAGTGGTTAGATGATATTCTCTTCCctggatataccatatttatttaactaatttatAGTTATTGGACATTTaattcatttccaattttttacTACTGTGAGCAGTGCTGCATTGAAGATTCTTACAAATAAATCTCTGAACGTATTTATGATTTCCTTAGGATGAAACCCAATGTAGAATTAGCAAGCTAATCTTTAAATTCACCCTTCCCCACACTGTGAACCCCAGAGGCCTTCCATCCCACTTTCTTATCCAGTTGGGTTTGAAGCAAGAAGCCAGGGAATTCGGGGGTGATAAAACCTCAAAGTTCCACAAGGTGGTGATATTTCCTAAAAAAGTCCAACAAACTAGCATTAGATTGGCTAGGGAACTAGGCAGATGTGGCTAAAGGGGTAAAATAGTTTTAGtgctgcaaaaaagaaaaaagaaagaatcaagaGGCCGAAAGGTCTTCCATTTAGAGGAGAGTTTGTcgtttgaaagaagaaaaatagagagaaagcTGCTTTGGCCTTTGATTCAATAATTTTTCGAAAAGGCAGCATAAGACAgccatgtttataaaaatttacaagGAGGCAAGTGACGTAAAATGTCCCTGATATCAATGTGTGCAAAAAGAGTCCAGTTAAGATGGCAgtattccccaaattgatcttcatattcagtgcaatcactatcaaagtCCTTActgcccttttttttaaaaaaatatttatttatttatttttctgtctgtgccctgcggcatgtgggatcttagttccctgaccactgATTGAACCCTCgtccactgcagtggaagcacagagtcttaaccactggaccaccagggaagtcccctcactgcCCTTGttacagaaattgacaagctgatcctaaaagtCATGGACATGTAAGGGACTTGGgagagccaaaataatcttgagaaagaacagcaaAGTTGGAACATTCACACTCcccaattttaaaacttactacaaagtacaataatcaagacaatatggtactgccaTAAGGATAGATccgtggaatagaattgagagtccagaaataaaccctcacattcacggtcagttgattttcaacaaggatgacaaacaattcaatgggggaaaaatagtcttttcaacaaatggtgctggatatCCACTAGCAAAAGAATGAGGTTGAACCCATAGTTCATACCGTATACAAAAAATTactcaaaattgatcaaagaCTGAAATGTAAGAGTTAAAATCATAAAATCTTATAAGAAAATATAGGTGTAACTCTTCataaccttggattaggcaatggtttcttacatATGAtgccaaaagcataagcaacaaagaagaaaacagatcaaTTGGACTTTAACAAAAtatgaagttttgtgctggaaaGGATACTATCCAAAAAatgaagacaacccacagaataggtGACAAATTTTGCAGATCTTTATCCGATAAGAGACTAGTATCCAggatatataaacataaaattcaacaatagaaagacaatttttaaggttttttttctttgatgtggACTGttcttaaagtctttattgaatttgttacaatattgcttctgttttatgttttggtttatttttttggctatgaggcatgtgggatcttatctgcccgaccagggattaaacccgcaccccctgcattggaaggcgaagtcttaaccactgaactgccagggaagtcccaaaagacaatttttaaatgggaaagtactgaatagatgtttcttcaaaaacaatgtaaaaatggccaatacacacatgaaaagttgctcaatatcattagtcagtaggaaaatacaaatcataaccacaatgagatactaattCATGCCCACTAGGAtgcttataataaaaaagacaaacaataacaagtgttggagaagatgtagagaaattggaaccctcataccctgctggtgggaatgtaaagtggtatagccactgtgaaaaacagtttggcagtcctcaaaaaggtaaacatagagttaccagcAATTCAACTCTGCCTTTATGACCCAACAACTCCACTTTTACatctatacccaagagaattgaaaacatatatccacacaaaaacttatacatgaatACTCTTAGCAGCATcattcataatagacaaaaagtggaaaccatctaaatgtccatcaattgatggatacacaaaatgtggtatatccatacaacgaaatattattcaggcataaaacaaaatgaagtacTTACATAttctacaacatagatgaaccttgagaacattatgctaaatggaaGAAGTCAGAAGGCCATGTATTGAATGatctgtttatatgaaatatccggAATAGGAAAATGTGTAGAAACAGGGAGTGGTAATCCAGGGGCTAGGAGGCAGGGAGGAATAAGGAACGATGGCTAATaggtatgggatttctttttttattattatttatttatttaggctgcactgggtcttagttgcggcacatgggatcttcgttgcggcatgtgggctcatagTTGCTGCATGCCGGCTTCTAAGTTGCGGCATGTAATCTCTTAGTCACAGCACGCATGCAGGAtcttgttc harbors:
- the CASP10 gene encoding caspase-10 isoform X4 yields the protein MTSQGQSLNSTLDDNCQVNFRGTLLTIDSYLGDQDVERLKFLCRDSIASKNLEKCSSALDIFDYLMAEERLSEEDPSFLAELLYIIKQKVLLRHLRYTKEQVEHWLPGRRKVSLFRNLLYELSEDISSENLKSMIFLLREWIPKVQMTSLSFLAYLEKQDKIDEDNLTLLEDLCKKIVPNLMRKIDKYKREKASQVGAPPVAKETESLHQGEKELFSHSDINQLLGALPCLGA
- the CASP10 gene encoding caspase-10 isoform X3; protein product: MTSQGQSLNSTLDDNCQVNFRGTLLTIDSYLGDQDVERLKFLCRDSIASKNLEKCSSALDIFDYLMAEERLSEEDPSFLAELLYIIKQKVLLRHLRYTKEQVEHWLPGRRKVSLFRNLLYELSEDISSENLKSMIFLLREWIPKVQMTSLSFLAYLEKQDKIDEDNLTLLEDLCKKIVPNLMRKIDKYKREKASQVGAPPVAKETESLHQGEKELFSHSDINQLLGALPPLADTILLPVSMNLTLLGASYKWNHTVFAFL